The Chthoniobacterales bacterium genome contains a region encoding:
- a CDS encoding exosortase/archaeosortase family protein: MNSSPVSASADSRSGVASMAVSPWILVALLAFVWLPAIRQWSYDWSTNPQYYYGWAVPLLAAYLAYERWETRPAARPLVRFWVFLPLVGLAALQLPVRWFGEANSDWWPVWWAYGTICVGVTLGLLALFGGAGWVRHFLYPCLFMFTAIPWPTYFEISVVQRLMGINAAISAEIVSALGAPAIAVGNVIEVSSGVLGVNEACSGIRSLQSTLMAAFFLAGLYQLRSFGIALLAGVGVLIAFTCNIIRTTFLTYEGATKGVEATEKWHDTAGFVILGVVLVCLFFISQFLDRRTAARNVHR, from the coding sequence TTGAACTCGTCCCCCGTTTCCGCTTCCGCCGATTCGCGCTCGGGCGTGGCCAGCATGGCTGTCTCGCCATGGATCCTGGTCGCGCTGCTTGCCTTCGTCTGGCTGCCGGCGATTCGGCAGTGGAGTTACGACTGGAGCACGAATCCTCAGTATTACTATGGCTGGGCCGTGCCCTTGCTTGCCGCCTACCTTGCCTACGAGAGGTGGGAGACACGCCCGGCGGCGCGCCCGCTTGTCCGTTTCTGGGTGTTCCTTCCGCTCGTTGGGCTTGCGGCCCTGCAATTGCCCGTGAGGTGGTTCGGCGAGGCGAATTCCGATTGGTGGCCCGTGTGGTGGGCCTACGGAACGATCTGCGTCGGGGTCACGCTCGGCCTGCTCGCCCTGTTCGGCGGCGCGGGCTGGGTCAGGCATTTTTTGTATCCGTGCCTGTTCATGTTCACGGCGATTCCCTGGCCGACCTATTTCGAAATTTCCGTGGTGCAGCGGTTGATGGGAATCAATGCCGCGATCTCCGCCGAGATCGTTTCTGCCCTGGGAGCGCCGGCGATCGCGGTCGGTAATGTCATCGAGGTTTCCAGCGGAGTGCTCGGAGTGAACGAAGCCTGCAGCGGAATCCGCTCCCTGCAATCCACGCTCATGGCGGCATTCTTCCTCGCCGGTCTCTACCAGTTGCGGAGCTTCGGCATTGCGCTCCTTGCCGGGGTGGGGGTGTTGATCGCGTTCACCTGCAACATCATTCGCACGACTTTCCTCACTTACGAAGGCGCCACCAAGGGCGTGGAGGCCACCGAGAAGTGGCACGACACGGCCGGCTTCGTCATTCTCGGCGTGGTCCTCGTTTGTCTCTTCTTCATCAGCCAGTTTCTCGACCGGCGCACCGCTGCTCGGAATGTCCACCGCTGA
- the rfbB gene encoding dTDP-glucose 4,6-dehydratase: protein MNLLVTGGCGFIGSNFIRQRLTEANSPLQKLVNLDKLTYAGNPANLADLADDPRYVFVHGDIGDPALVDALLRDHAIDAIVNFAAESHVDRSIDSPEPFIQTNVVGTLRLLESARKYWQGLDGARKAGFRFLHVSTDEVYGTLAPEDPAFTEETPFAPNSPYAASKASSDHLVRASHHTYGLPTLTTNCSNNYGPFHFPEKLIPLIILNALDGKPLPIYGDGRQIRDWLYVEDHARGIWSVLHGGRLGETYNIGGINEQANVDVVRIVCALLDRKQPRADGRSYAEQITFVADRPGHDRRYAIDCTKITRELGWQPQESFETGIERTVDWYLANRPWADDITATRYARQRLGASR, encoded by the coding sequence ATGAACTTGCTCGTCACCGGCGGCTGCGGATTCATCGGCAGCAATTTCATTCGCCAGCGCCTCACGGAAGCGAATTCGCCGCTGCAGAAGCTGGTCAATCTCGACAAGCTCACCTACGCGGGAAACCCCGCCAATCTCGCCGACCTTGCCGACGACCCGCGCTACGTCTTCGTCCACGGCGACATCGGCGATCCCGCGCTGGTGGATGCCCTTCTGCGCGACCACGCGATCGACGCGATCGTCAATTTCGCCGCGGAGTCCCACGTCGACCGCTCCATCGACTCGCCCGAGCCCTTCATCCAGACGAACGTCGTCGGCACGCTGCGCCTGCTGGAGTCCGCCCGGAAATATTGGCAGGGCCTCGACGGCGCGCGAAAGGCGGGCTTTCGCTTCCTGCACGTCTCGACCGACGAGGTCTACGGCACGCTCGCGCCCGAAGATCCCGCCTTCACCGAGGAGACGCCCTTCGCGCCGAACAGTCCCTACGCCGCGTCGAAGGCCTCCAGCGACCATCTCGTCCGCGCCAGCCATCACACCTACGGCCTGCCGACGCTCACGACGAACTGTTCGAACAACTACGGCCCGTTCCACTTCCCCGAGAAGCTCATCCCGCTCATCATCCTCAACGCGCTGGACGGCAAGCCGCTCCCCATCTACGGCGACGGCCGGCAGATCCGCGACTGGCTTTACGTCGAGGATCACGCCCGCGGCATCTGGTCCGTTCTCCACGGCGGCCGGCTCGGCGAGACCTACAATATCGGCGGCATCAACGAGCAGGCAAACGTCGACGTCGTCCGCATTGTCTGCGCCCTGCTCGACCGCAAGCAACCCCGCGCCGACGGCCGCTCCTACGCCGAGCAGATCACCTTCGTCGCCGACCGCCCCGGCCACGACCGCCGCTACGCGATCGACTGCACGAAGATCACCCGTGAACTCGGCTGGCAGCCACAGGAATCCTTCGAGACCGGCATCGAGAGAACCGTCGACTGGTATCTGGCAAACCGCCCCTGGGCCGACGACATCACCGCCACCCGCTACGCCCGTCAGCGCCTCGGCGCCAGCCGCTGA
- a CDS encoding sugar nucleotide-binding protein yields the protein MIYLLGGSGYVGLAYQELLTRKGIAFRNLRRAEVDYSDTATLTATLERDRPDFVINAAGYTGKPNVDACELHRTDCLFGNAVLPGRIADACEAAGIPWGHVSSGCIYTGARPDGGDFTEEDAPNFSFRQNNCSFYSGTKALGEEVLAGRPNVYIWRLRIPFDHVDSPRNYLTKVMRYPRLLAAENSISQLEEFVAATFACWEKQVPFGTYNVTNPGRITTHRVVELIEESGVCRKDWDFFETEEEFMRLAAKTPRSNCVMTSARLASVGITMTPVEDAVRAALANWKSAPSTGIEGVKGIRGEE from the coding sequence ATGATCTATCTGCTCGGAGGCTCCGGCTATGTTGGCCTGGCCTATCAGGAACTGCTCACCCGCAAGGGCATCGCCTTTCGAAATCTCCGCCGCGCGGAAGTCGATTATTCCGACACGGCCACGCTCACCGCGACGCTGGAACGGGATCGCCCGGATTTCGTGATCAATGCCGCCGGCTACACCGGCAAGCCCAATGTCGACGCCTGCGAGCTGCATCGCACCGATTGTCTCTTCGGGAATGCCGTCCTTCCGGGGCGGATCGCCGATGCCTGCGAGGCGGCGGGCATTCCGTGGGGGCATGTCTCGTCGGGTTGCATCTACACCGGCGCCCGGCCGGATGGGGGCGATTTCACCGAGGAGGATGCGCCGAATTTCAGTTTCCGGCAGAATAATTGCAGCTTCTACAGCGGCACGAAAGCCCTCGGGGAAGAAGTCCTTGCTGGCCGGCCGAATGTTTACATCTGGCGCCTGCGCATCCCGTTCGATCACGTCGACAGCCCGCGCAATTACCTCACGAAGGTCATGCGCTACCCCCGCCTCCTTGCCGCGGAGAACTCCATCTCGCAGCTCGAGGAATTCGTCGCCGCGACCTTCGCCTGCTGGGAAAAACAGGTGCCCTTCGGCACCTACAACGTCACGAACCCCGGCCGCATCACCACTCACCGTGTGGTCGAGCTCATCGAGGAAAGCGGCGTCTGCCGGAAGGACTGGGATTTCTTCGAAACCGAGGAGGAGTTCATGCGCCTTGCCGCGAAGACCCCGCGCTCGAACTGCGTGATGACCTCCGCCAGGCTCGCCTCGGTCGGCATCACCATGACGCCCGTGGAGGACGCCGTCCGCGCAGCCCTCGCCAACTGGAAAAGTGCGCCGTCCACAGGGATTGAAGGGGTAAAAGGGATCCGGGGAGAAGAATAG